The following are encoded together in the Flavobacterium sp. TR2 genome:
- a CDS encoding DUF3037 domain-containing protein → MQDNHLYEYAVIRVVPRVEREEFLNIGIILFCKKAKFIKVLFHLNKEKIQALSNDFDIEQLECNLTSLVKIANGAKDGGPIAEFEIPERFRWLTAIRSSAIQTSRPHPGLTQDLEKTIQRLFEELVL, encoded by the coding sequence ATGCAAGATAACCACTTATACGAATATGCTGTGATTCGCGTTGTGCCTAGGGTAGAGCGCGAAGAATTCCTGAATATCGGAATCATTTTGTTTTGCAAAAAAGCCAAATTTATAAAGGTTCTTTTTCATTTAAATAAAGAAAAAATCCAAGCCCTTTCTAACGATTTTGACATTGAACAATTAGAATGCAACTTAACATCATTAGTGAAAATTGCCAACGGAGCCAAAGATGGCGGTCCAATCGCCGAATTCGAAATTCCAGAGCGTTTTAGGTGGCTAACGGCTATAAGAAGTTCTGCAATTCAAACTTCAAGACCTCATCCCGGATTGACTCAGGATTTGGAGAAAACAATTCAGCGTTTGTTTGAAGAACTTGTTTTATAA
- a CDS encoding S41 family peptidase has protein sequence MKKISLLLFLLTSTLSFGQNSAETCEILNKINALIQAEHLRPKPVDDSLSVFVFDNLINELDPSRNIFFKSEYDEIAEKYRYNLDDMILKNDCSFLTDIKAKYVNGLIRTKNVLEKIKTIPIDYTKKDTIRFYKKSFAFYLKKEDLEKVWTKKLRYQILDNIAEMSENLDSLKTNFKSIEQVSKNQILTNEICRFSTLIDASSKQDEKLYNFFCTYFDPHTAYFSDDSKTSFVASLSKEHLSLGMTVNLNEKNEIIIDEVDPNGPAYQTGQVKKGDQIISISNQKETLLVSCASLESISSMILSENNKHITLTLKRNSGKSFDVYIEKQMMKDEENSVFSFIIGKDSKIGYVKIPSFYADLDGNSRKGCADDVAREVIKLQRDSIQGLVIDLIDNGGGSMEEAIKLAGMFVDYGPLSIVIDNKKEKSVINDPFKGVIYRGPIVVLVNSNTASASEFFSSIMQDYNRALLLGSNTLGKATMQTILPLDEEKNTDFLKITINKFYRITGKSHQYIGVKPDVVLPEFYEDVYQKESDFPTAIKNDSIEPFLKYKTYVKRNLIDKIAKNSSARLSDNYFFNNIKKINSKIDQLVNAPKAEIPLTLDAVFTQKKTLSALWTEINTFNDENNPLDVYNSSVNQFLLGAYPNDKTINQYQMDNLKTNPYLNEAVNIINEFNGK, from the coding sequence ATGAAAAAGATTTCACTACTCCTTTTTTTGCTGACATCAACACTATCATTTGGTCAAAACAGCGCAGAAACTTGTGAAATATTAAACAAAATAAATGCGCTTATTCAAGCAGAGCATCTTAGACCTAAACCCGTTGATGACAGCTTATCTGTGTTCGTTTTTGACAATTTAATTAACGAACTTGACCCTTCTCGCAATATCTTTTTTAAGAGCGAATATGATGAAATAGCTGAGAAATATCGCTACAATCTTGACGATATGATCCTAAAGAATGACTGCAGTTTTCTTACTGATATAAAAGCTAAATATGTAAATGGTCTAATACGCACTAAAAATGTCCTAGAAAAAATTAAGACCATCCCGATCGATTACACTAAAAAAGACACTATTCGCTTTTATAAAAAATCTTTTGCCTTCTATTTAAAGAAAGAAGATCTGGAAAAAGTATGGACAAAGAAATTGCGCTACCAGATTTTGGACAATATTGCCGAAATGAGCGAAAATTTAGACTCTTTAAAAACCAATTTCAAATCGATTGAGCAGGTTTCAAAAAATCAAATTCTTACCAACGAAATTTGCCGTTTTAGCACATTGATAGATGCTAGCTCTAAACAGGACGAAAAACTATACAATTTTTTCTGCACGTATTTTGACCCGCATACAGCTTATTTTAGCGATGATTCTAAAACCAGTTTTGTTGCTTCTTTATCAAAAGAACATTTGTCGCTTGGAATGACGGTAAACCTCAACGAAAAGAACGAAATCATTATTGATGAGGTAGATCCAAACGGACCAGCGTATCAGACAGGACAAGTAAAAAAAGGCGATCAGATTATCTCGATTTCCAATCAGAAAGAAACGCTTTTGGTTTCGTGCGCTTCGTTAGAATCTATATCATCTATGATTTTATCAGAAAACAACAAACATATTACGCTGACCTTAAAACGTAATTCGGGAAAAAGTTTTGATGTTTATATTGAAAAACAGATGATGAAAGATGAAGAAAATTCGGTTTTTAGTTTCATCATTGGCAAAGACAGCAAAATTGGGTACGTGAAAATTCCGAGCTTCTATGCAGATCTTGACGGCAACAGCAGAAAAGGATGCGCAGATGATGTGGCTCGAGAGGTGATAAAATTGCAGAGAGACAGCATACAAGGCCTTGTTATTGATCTTATTGACAATGGCGGAGGCTCGATGGAAGAGGCCATAAAACTGGCTGGAATGTTTGTAGATTACGGCCCTCTTTCGATTGTAATTGACAATAAAAAAGAGAAGTCTGTAATTAACGATCCTTTCAAGGGAGTGATTTACAGAGGGCCAATTGTAGTTTTGGTAAATAGCAATACGGCCTCGGCCAGCGAATTTTTCTCTTCTATCATGCAAGATTATAATCGTGCGCTTTTGCTGGGAAGCAATACACTTGGAAAAGCGACAATGCAAACCATTCTTCCGCTTGACGAAGAAAAAAATACGGATTTCTTAAAAATTACAATCAATAAATTTTATAGAATTACCGGCAAAAGCCACCAGTATATTGGCGTAAAACCAGATGTGGTGCTTCCTGAATTTTATGAAGATGTTTATCAGAAGGAAAGCGATTTTCCGACGGCCATAAAAAACGACAGTATCGAGCCTTTCTTAAAATACAAAACGTATGTCAAGCGAAATTTGATCGACAAAATTGCTAAAAACAGTTCAGCAAGATTGTCAGACAATTACTTTTTCAATAATATTAAAAAAATCAACTCTAAAATAGACCAGCTTGTAAATGCTCCTAAAGCTGAGATTCCGCTGACATTGGATGCGGTTTTCACGCAGAAAAAGACTTTAAGCGCTCTTTGGACAGAAATCAATACGTTTAATGATGAAAACAATCCGCTTGATGTTTACAATTCTAGTGTGAATCAGTTTCTTTTAGGCGCTTATCCAAATGATAAAACGATTAACCAATATCAAATGGATAACCTTAAAACAAATCCGTACCTCAACGAAGCCGTAAATATCATTAATGAGTTTAACGGGAAGTAA
- a CDS encoding LamG domain-containing protein — protein MKKLLLTVLFVSYLNVNAQTPIQEFNFNGTLNNTANTTSFIGANNFVADRAGAIKGAQRLNNKALEAVIDDLPQGKSARTISIWVKFNDISNANYIWGYGNPLNAQYCGLLQQGTSTSNSDLSLAAWGASNDVIVSAPLEKNIWYNYTITYEGTISKIYRDGKLLKYLEGMTRFTHGNIFRLGEINTMVGINADIDDLKIYDVALTPDQVKELYDNEKVANLPSKAVVENKTVKTAVKAKAANETIIASNEVNGTLKNVEVYSQGQKIVGSNAANISDLPEGTYLLKITSTPSKKITSK, from the coding sequence ATGAAAAAATTACTACTAACAGTATTGTTTGTAAGTTATTTGAATGTGAACGCTCAAACACCGATTCAGGAATTTAACTTTAATGGAACTTTAAACAATACTGCAAACACGACTTCATTTATTGGTGCCAACAATTTTGTAGCTGACAGAGCAGGAGCTATAAAAGGAGCACAACGATTAAATAATAAAGCTCTAGAAGCTGTAATCGATGATTTGCCTCAAGGAAAAAGCGCCAGAACAATTAGTATCTGGGTGAAATTTAATGATATTTCAAACGCAAACTATATTTGGGGTTATGGAAATCCTCTTAATGCGCAATATTGCGGCTTATTACAGCAAGGAACAAGCACTTCTAACTCGGATTTAAGTTTAGCGGCTTGGGGAGCTTCTAATGATGTTATTGTTTCTGCGCCTCTTGAAAAGAATATTTGGTATAACTATACCATTACTTATGAAGGCACTATTTCTAAAATATATCGAGACGGCAAATTGTTGAAATATCTAGAAGGTATGACAAGATTTACTCACGGAAATATTTTTAGATTGGGCGAAATAAACACAATGGTTGGGATCAATGCTGATATAGATGATCTGAAGATTTATGATGTGGCTTTAACGCCAGATCAGGTAAAAGAGCTGTATGATAACGAAAAGGTTGCTAATTTGCCTTCTAAAGCAGTTGTGGAAAATAAAACCGTAAAAACAGCTGTTAAAGCAAAAGCAGCAAACGAAACTATTATTGCTTCGAACGAAGTTAATGGTACCCTTAAAAACGTAGAAGTTTATTCGCAGGGGCAAAAAATTGTGGGAAGTAACGCAGCAAACATAAGCGATCTGCCAGAAGGCACTTATTTATTGAAAATTACCAGTACTCCATCAAAAAAAATTACCTCAAAATAA
- a CDS encoding HipA family kinase: MKNNFDLRTVNVMRYITPLREGGSLPALAEADDDFKYVLKFRGAGHGVKALIAELVGGQIAKALKLQLPELVFANLDEAFGRTEADEEIQDLLQGSQGLNLALHFLSGAITFDPAVTTVDAKLASQIVWLDAYITNVDRTFKNTNMLIWHKELWLIDHGACLYFHHSWNNWEQHSKSPFALIKDHVLLPQASMLKEVDAEFKAILKPEILEEIVNTIPLDWLQWEDADETPEGLRNVYLQFLKTRLENSEIFVNQAQNAR, encoded by the coding sequence ATGAAAAACAACTTCGATCTTAGAACAGTAAATGTCATGCGTTACATAACGCCACTGCGTGAAGGAGGTTCTTTGCCAGCTTTAGCAGAAGCCGATGACGACTTTAAATATGTATTAAAATTCAGAGGTGCAGGACATGGCGTAAAAGCCTTGATAGCCGAACTGGTTGGCGGACAAATAGCAAAAGCCTTAAAATTGCAATTGCCAGAATTAGTATTCGCTAATCTCGACGAAGCTTTTGGAAGAACCGAGGCCGATGAAGAAATCCAAGATCTGCTTCAAGGGAGCCAAGGATTAAATTTGGCGCTTCATTTTTTATCAGGAGCCATTACTTTTGATCCTGCCGTAACCACTGTCGATGCTAAATTAGCATCTCAAATTGTATGGTTAGACGCTTATATCACCAATGTTGACCGAACTTTCAAAAATACCAATATGCTTATTTGGCATAAAGAATTATGGCTGATTGATCATGGCGCTTGTTTGTATTTTCATCATTCTTGGAACAATTGGGAACAGCATTCTAAAAGTCCTTTTGCGCTGATAAAAGATCACGTTTTACTGCCTCAGGCCTCAATGTTAAAAGAAGTTGATGCCGAATTTAAAGCGATTTTAAAGCCAGAAATTTTAGAAGAAATTGTAAATACGATTCCATTAGATTGGCTGCAATGGGAAGACGCAGACGAAACGCCAGAAGGCTTGCGAAATGTGTATTTGCAATTTTTAAAGACAAGATTAGAGAATTCAGAAATATTTGTAAATCAGGCTCAAAATGCAAGATAA
- a CDS encoding NAD(P)H-hydrate dehydratase: protein MKSPYLINKEEIQKLYKPVNPQTHKGMQGHAVIIAGSYGKIGAGVLASKSCLKSGCGLVTTFIPKCGYQILQISIPEVMTVTDENTNFITNIHLPLLPQAVGIGPGIGKELGTQKALFEFLRVNKAPLVIDADALNIISENLSWLELVPEDTILTPHPKELERLIGKWNSESEKFQKTIAFSEKYKVIVVMKGAPTYIINRTSVYENTSGNAALATAGSGDVLTGILTSLLAQGYEAKYASKMGVFIHGLTADLALPKTGYESFTASTIIKYLGKAFLELENLSI from the coding sequence ATGAAATCGCCATATTTAATCAATAAAGAAGAAATTCAGAAATTATACAAACCTGTAAATCCTCAAACTCACAAAGGAATGCAAGGCCATGCAGTGATTATTGCAGGAAGCTACGGCAAAATAGGAGCAGGAGTGCTGGCTTCAAAATCATGCTTAAAATCAGGCTGCGGACTCGTAACGACTTTTATCCCCAAATGCGGTTATCAAATTCTTCAAATCTCCATTCCTGAAGTAATGACCGTAACCGACGAGAATACCAATTTTATAACCAATATCCATCTTCCATTGCTTCCTCAAGCTGTTGGAATCGGCCCTGGAATCGGAAAGGAACTCGGAACGCAAAAAGCTCTGTTTGAATTTTTAAGGGTTAATAAAGCTCCTTTAGTCATAGATGCCGATGCATTAAACATCATTTCAGAAAATTTGTCTTGGTTAGAATTGGTTCCCGAAGACACTATTCTAACACCTCATCCCAAAGAATTGGAGCGTTTGATTGGAAAATGGAATTCAGAATCAGAAAAATTTCAGAAAACAATCGCTTTTTCAGAAAAGTATAAAGTCATTGTAGTCATGAAAGGCGCACCGACCTATATTATAAACCGAACCTCGGTCTACGAGAACACAAGCGGAAACGCAGCGCTGGCAACCGCAGGGAGCGGAGATGTTTTAACGGGAATTCTAACCAGCCTTCTAGCGCAAGGCTACGAAGCCAAATATGCCTCAAAAATGGGTGTTTTCATTCATGGATTAACAGCCGATTTGGCTTTGCCCAAAACAGGTTACGAATCTTTTACGGCTTCTACGATTATTAAGTATTTGGGAAAAGCTTTTCTGGAATTAGAAAATTTATCAATTTGA
- a CDS encoding LamG domain-containing protein, with product MKKILLTLMFVNFLTANAQNPVQEFGFNGNLNSTDNAISFLGAPIFVNDRMGNPKSALRLANKAYQAVVGELPQDNKPKTISIWVKFNAVNIPNYIFGYGAAINGQYFGLVQQPVSGNNADLSLVGWGDANNVIVSVPLVKEVWYFYSVTYDGNVSKIYRNGELLKAVEGIQRSAKGYILNLGKLNASTSINADIDDLRLYSVAMTDEQVREAYNSSKPHGVAVAESIPVSSPAVSNVPKKAVATPVKASAPAAAPVETNKSGKIIEVFSQGRQIMGTNASNITDLPEGTYLIKVINSNKK from the coding sequence ATGAAAAAAATATTACTCACTTTAATGTTTGTAAATTTTTTAACTGCTAATGCGCAAAATCCTGTACAGGAGTTTGGTTTCAACGGAAATTTAAATAGTACTGATAATGCTATTTCTTTTTTAGGTGCCCCAATTTTTGTAAACGACAGAATGGGAAATCCTAAAAGTGCTTTGAGACTTGCCAATAAAGCTTATCAGGCAGTAGTGGGAGAGCTTCCTCAGGATAATAAGCCCAAAACAATATCGATTTGGGTAAAATTTAATGCCGTAAATATTCCTAATTATATCTTTGGCTATGGTGCAGCAATAAACGGACAATATTTCGGATTGGTGCAGCAGCCAGTGTCTGGAAACAATGCAGATTTGAGTTTAGTAGGTTGGGGAGACGCCAATAATGTAATTGTATCAGTGCCTTTAGTAAAGGAGGTTTGGTATTTTTATAGTGTGACTTATGACGGAAATGTTTCAAAAATTTACCGAAATGGCGAATTGTTAAAAGCTGTCGAAGGAATTCAGCGTTCGGCTAAAGGATATATTTTGAATCTGGGAAAATTAAATGCCTCAACCAGTATCAATGCAGATATTGACGATTTAAGGCTGTATAGTGTTGCCATGACAGACGAACAGGTTAGGGAAGCGTATAATAGCTCGAAGCCACACGGCGTGGCAGTTGCTGAAAGTATCCCTGTTTCAAGTCCTGCGGTTTCAAATGTGCCCAAAAAGGCTGTCGCAACTCCTGTGAAAGCATCTGCACCCGCGGCAGCTCCTGTTGAAACCAACAAAAGCGGTAAAATTATTGAAGTATTTTCGCAAGGAAGACAAATAATGGGAACAAATGCTTCTAATATTACTGATTTGCCCGAAGGGACTTACTTAATCAAGGTAATCAATTCGAATAAAAAATAG
- a CDS encoding polysaccharide lyase family 1 protein produces MNLKSTLSMFAATLIFGFTACNSEEIASNTEASIEPANEATIDASTTNPTAKIGNCAEVPGWASQNGGTTGGGSSAETTVTTYAQLKSAIENTAVKVIKVSGTITVTARLSFQDQTGKTIYGASGAKLVSTNQTKDASGIINIKRCKNIIIRNLIFEGPGAYDTDGWDNAILDECTNVWVDHCEFRDGVDGNFDIKNKSDYISVTYSKFHYLKPPKAGGSGGTDDHRFSNLIGSSDGATGDRGKLRITFARCWWAPGCKERMPRVRFGQVHIVNSYFNSTVSNKCIAAGFEANIRVESNVFEGVKNPIDLMTGYTAVTATDNVFTSVTGTQAGSGTAFTPPYSIVKLDKNAVKADISANAGPTLGGNVCGSF; encoded by the coding sequence ATGAACTTAAAATCAACACTTTCAATGTTCGCAGCAACATTGATTTTCGGATTTACGGCGTGTAATTCTGAAGAAATCGCTTCAAACACAGAAGCAAGTATCGAACCAGCAAACGAAGCAACGATTGATGCCTCAACAACAAACCCTACAGCCAAAATTGGGAATTGCGCTGAGGTTCCAGGATGGGCTTCACAAAACGGAGGCACAACTGGCGGAGGTTCTTCTGCCGAAACTACAGTTACAACCTATGCACAGCTAAAATCGGCTATCGAAAACACTGCCGTAAAAGTGATTAAAGTTTCTGGAACTATCACAGTAACTGCAAGATTGTCATTTCAGGATCAGACTGGAAAAACGATTTACGGTGCAAGCGGTGCAAAACTGGTTTCAACAAATCAGACCAAAGATGCTTCTGGAATTATTAACATTAAAAGATGCAAAAACATCATCATCAGAAATTTGATTTTTGAAGGTCCAGGCGCTTATGACACCGACGGATGGGATAATGCCATTTTGGACGAATGTACAAATGTTTGGGTAGACCATTGCGAGTTTAGAGATGGCGTTGATGGAAACTTTGACATCAAGAACAAATCAGATTACATTTCGGTTACGTATTCTAAATTCCATTATCTAAAACCACCAAAAGCGGGAGGTTCAGGAGGAACTGATGATCATAGATTTTCTAACTTAATTGGTTCTAGCGATGGCGCAACGGGTGACCGCGGAAAATTAAGAATCACTTTTGCAAGATGCTGGTGGGCTCCAGGCTGCAAAGAAAGAATGCCAAGAGTTCGTTTTGGACAAGTGCATATTGTAAACAGTTATTTTAACAGCACTGTAAGCAATAAGTGTATTGCAGCAGGTTTTGAAGCAAATATTCGCGTAGAAAGCAATGTTTTTGAAGGCGTAAAAAATCCAATCGATTTAATGACGGGGTATACTGCGGTTACAGCTACAGATAATGTATTTACAAGTGTTACAGGAACTCAAGCTGGAAGCGGCACGGCTTTTACTCCACCTTATTCTATCGTGAAATTGGACAAAAACGCTGTCAAAGCTGATATTTCTGCTAATGCGGGACCTACTTTGGGCGGTAATGTTTGCGGCTCTTTCTAG
- the gcvT gene encoding glycine cleavage system aminomethyltransferase GcvT, translating to MKNTALTHIHEGLGAKMLPFAGYNMPITYEGVNAEHETVRNGVGVFDVSHMGEFLLTGPNALALIQKVTSNDASTLTIGRAQYSCLPNNEGGIVDDLIIYKMKEEEYLLVVNASNIEKDWNWISSHNDLGVEMKNLSDEYSLLAIQGPKAVEAMQSLTSIDLSAITYYHFEVADFAGFSDVIISATGYTGSGGFEIYCKNADAEAIWNKVFEAGASFGIKPIGLAARDTLRLEMGFCLYGNDINDTTSPLEAGLGWITKFTKDFTNSEALKKQKEAGVARKLIAFEMQERAVPRHDYEIVDGSGAVIGIVTSGTMSPSMNKGIGLGYVTTPNSAVDSDIFIRIRKNDVPAKVVKLPFYKK from the coding sequence ATGAAAAATACTGCGCTTACGCACATACATGAAGGTTTAGGAGCAAAAATGCTTCCTTTTGCGGGTTATAATATGCCTATTACTTACGAAGGCGTTAATGCTGAACACGAAACGGTTCGTAATGGTGTCGGCGTTTTTGACGTTTCTCACATGGGTGAATTTTTGCTGACAGGTCCAAATGCTTTGGCTTTGATTCAGAAAGTAACTTCAAACGACGCATCGACTTTGACAATTGGAAGAGCTCAATATTCTTGTCTTCCTAATAATGAAGGCGGAATTGTTGACGATTTGATTATTTATAAAATGAAAGAGGAAGAGTATTTACTGGTTGTAAATGCTTCTAATATTGAAAAAGATTGGAACTGGATTTCGTCTCACAATGATTTGGGAGTTGAAATGAAGAATCTTTCTGACGAATATTCTTTATTGGCAATTCAAGGACCAAAAGCAGTTGAAGCTATGCAGTCTTTGACTTCTATTGATTTGTCTGCAATTACATATTACCATTTTGAAGTAGCTGATTTTGCAGGTTTTAGCGATGTTATCATTTCTGCAACTGGATACACTGGTTCTGGCGGATTTGAGATTTATTGCAAAAATGCAGATGCAGAGGCTATCTGGAACAAGGTTTTTGAAGCCGGTGCTTCTTTTGGCATTAAGCCAATTGGTCTTGCCGCTCGCGATACTTTACGTCTAGAAATGGGATTCTGCCTATACGGAAACGATATTAACGATACTACTTCTCCGCTTGAAGCTGGTTTAGGATGGATCACAAAATTTACTAAAGATTTTACCAATTCTGAAGCTCTTAAAAAACAGAAAGAAGCTGGAGTTGCTAGAAAATTAATTGCTTTTGAAATGCAAGAACGTGCTGTGCCAAGACATGATTACGAAATTGTTGATGGTTCAGGAGCAGTGATCGGAATTGTGACTTCTGGAACTATGTCTCCTTCTATGAATAAAGGAATTGGTTTAGGATACGTTACAACTCCTAACAGTGCGGTTGATAGCGATATTTTTATCAGAATCAGAAAAAATGATGTTCCTGCAAAAGTGGTTAAATTACCGTTTTACAAGAAATAA
- a CDS encoding DUF481 domain-containing protein — MKKTLLLFFLLSFLKISAQISDTLVLKNNDIIVGEIKTMNKGVVQIETDYSKEDFKVEWKHVKSIGSERIHIINLSNGSLLNGKITKTKTPDKCEITNIETQTKSIIDLSDIVGIRPVDNNFWHRLDASFDAGIKLTKAQNLQQLTINVNLGYTAKKWYGTATYKQIQSVQDDSDPIRRIDTDLSYIHLLPKDYFIPLSIVTLKNTEQDIDIRIVSKAGYGKYLIHSNKKYWGIASGLSFNHERFTEMPEANKSLELFLGSDLNLYDIGDFSIQSKVNFFPSLTESKRIRTDFSVDTKYDLPLDFFIKLSFIYNYDNKPKEGASKDDYVFQTTFGWKLD; from the coding sequence ATGAAGAAAACCTTACTCCTATTTTTTCTTTTATCTTTCTTAAAAATCAGTGCACAGATTTCTGATACTCTTGTACTCAAAAACAACGATATCATTGTTGGCGAAATAAAAACAATGAACAAAGGTGTCGTACAAATAGAAACCGATTACAGCAAAGAAGATTTTAAAGTGGAATGGAAACACGTTAAAAGCATTGGCTCCGAAAGGATTCATATTATCAACCTTTCCAATGGCAGTTTGCTAAACGGAAAAATTACAAAAACCAAAACTCCTGATAAATGCGAGATCACTAATATTGAAACCCAAACTAAAAGCATTATTGACCTAAGCGATATTGTTGGCATAAGACCTGTAGACAATAATTTTTGGCACAGACTTGACGCTAGTTTTGATGCGGGCATTAAATTAACCAAAGCACAAAATTTACAGCAATTAACTATAAATGTAAATCTAGGCTACACTGCCAAAAAATGGTACGGAACTGCCACATATAAGCAGATCCAGTCTGTACAAGATGACAGCGATCCTATTAGAAGGATTGACACTGATTTAAGCTATATCCATTTGCTCCCAAAAGATTATTTTATTCCGCTATCGATTGTAACTTTAAAAAATACCGAGCAAGACATTGATATCCGTATAGTTTCAAAAGCAGGCTACGGAAAATACCTCATACACAGCAACAAAAAATACTGGGGAATTGCTTCGGGATTATCTTTTAACCATGAGCGCTTTACAGAAATGCCAGAAGCGAATAAAAGTTTGGAGTTGTTTTTGGGCAGTGACCTTAATTTATATGATATTGGCGATTTTAGCATTCAGTCTAAAGTGAATTTCTTTCCGAGCTTAACAGAAAGCAAAAGGATTCGTACCGATTTTTCTGTAGATACCAAATACGACTTGCCATTAGACTTTTTTATCAAGCTATCATTTATCTACAACTATGACAATAAGCCAAAAGAAGGCGCATCAAAAGATGATTATGTTTTTCAGACTACTTTTGGATGGAAATTAGATTAA
- a CDS encoding Crp/Fnr family transcriptional regulator, with amino-acid sequence MYNLLRANIERKIRLTDEEWDIIVSKAELIKLKKNQFLQVQNSNSSYEGFILKGSFKTYILNENGTETVIFFSFENEWICDLESFYHQKPTTYNIKAIEDSEIVVISKMQKAYLFAVIPKLIKFHVLMIERANVAIQQRLLDVLHKTSKQRYLDFKERYPQKVSSINNKNLSSYLGVSHEFLSKIKRTVS; translated from the coding sequence ATGTATAACCTACTAAGAGCAAACATTGAGCGAAAAATTCGACTCACAGATGAAGAATGGGACATTATTGTTTCTAAAGCGGAACTCATTAAACTTAAAAAAAATCAATTTCTGCAAGTCCAAAATTCAAATAGCAGTTACGAAGGATTTATTTTAAAAGGATCATTCAAAACCTACATTCTAAACGAAAACGGAACAGAAACCGTCATTTTCTTTTCCTTCGAAAATGAATGGATCTGCGATCTGGAAAGTTTTTACCATCAAAAGCCAACTACCTACAACATTAAAGCTATTGAAGACAGCGAAATAGTGGTTATCAGTAAAATGCAAAAAGCGTATTTGTTTGCCGTAATTCCGAAACTCATAAAGTTCCACGTTCTAATGATCGAACGGGCCAATGTAGCCATTCAGCAGCGGCTTTTAGATGTGCTCCATAAAACTTCAAAACAGCGTTATCTTGATTTTAAAGAGAGATACCCGCAAAAAGTAAGTTCTATAAATAATAAGAATCTGTCTTCGTATCTGGGTGTTTCACATGAGTTTCTTTCGAAGATTAAGCGAACGGTTTCTTAG
- a CDS encoding YebC/PmpR family DNA-binding transcriptional regulator: MGRAFEFRKGRKMKRWSAMAKTFTRIGKDIVMAVKEGGPNPDANSRLRAVIQNAKAANMPKDNVERAIKNASNKDTANYKEILFEGYAPHGIAILIETASDNNNRTVANIRSYFNKCNGTMGTQGSVEFMFDHTCNFRIAKDGIDAEELELELIDFGAEEVFEDEDGILIYAPFGSFGALQKELENRGLEILSSGFERIPQITKELTEAQIADVEKLIEKIEEDDDVMNVYHTMKEE; the protein is encoded by the coding sequence ATGGGAAGAGCGTTCGAATTTAGAAAAGGAAGAAAAATGAAACGTTGGTCAGCAATGGCCAAAACATTTACCAGAATTGGTAAAGATATCGTAATGGCTGTTAAAGAAGGCGGACCAAACCCAGACGCCAATTCTAGATTAAGAGCTGTTATACAAAATGCAAAAGCGGCTAATATGCCTAAGGACAATGTTGAGCGCGCGATTAAAAATGCAAGCAATAAAGACACTGCCAACTATAAAGAAATTTTGTTTGAAGGATATGCTCCTCACGGAATTGCTATCTTAATTGAAACTGCTTCTGATAACAACAATAGAACTGTAGCTAACATCCGCAGTTATTTCAATAAATGTAACGGAACAATGGGAACTCAAGGTTCTGTTGAGTTTATGTTTGACCACACTTGCAACTTCAGAATTGCAAAAGATGGCATCGATGCTGAAGAATTAGAATTAGAATTAATTGATTTTGGTGCCGAGGAAGTTTTTGAAGACGAAGACGGAATCTTAATCTATGCTCCTTTTGGAAGTTTCGGAGCTTTGCAAAAAGAATTGGAAAACAGAGGCCTAGAAATTTTATCTTCTGGTTTTGAGCGTATTCCGCAAATCACAAAAGAATTAACTGAGGCTCAAATTGCTGACGTTGAGAAATTGATTGAAAAAATCGAAGAAGATGATGACGTAATGAACGTTTATCATACAATGAAAGAAGAATAG